From the genome of Melitaea cinxia chromosome 12, ilMelCinx1.1, whole genome shotgun sequence, one region includes:
- the LOC123658583 gene encoding uncharacterized protein LOC123658583, with the protein MSVSKVNTSLNSSNYSNTSSQLDSYEDVQTASVRNYVKDLLKSRIFLGRYLERRLVDERIGYRDVVLISQAEVELKKDLQEAQHKLQVVHPSSHWIGISDSEVLGHNSGICLWTEIDNQPFGAFWFQIKTIRFRQFEIIVILKCVRHITDAFLELEPILTGAIEKSKSNNTTKQISNVSSLSDTYAEIAKNVQDAFSIKNAKEFITFLFAFVIAIFTGSTAFINFLGNFILALVREISILVKNSTPMFLGFLDFISKIIGGFYILLAMLFKPNTPNPLSKRNIGYYKRTPQKYETYDHRNFD; encoded by the coding sequence atgagcGTCTCAAAGGTAAATACTTCATtaaattcatcaaattattCAAATACTTCGTCTCAGTTGGACAGTTATGAAGACGTGCAAACGGCCAGTGTGCGAAATTATGTAAAAGATTTGTTAAAATCGCGAATATTCTTGGGTCGTTATCTTGAAAGACGACTTGTTGATGAACGTATTGGATATCGGGACGTCGTATTAATTAGTCAAGCAGAAGTTGAGTTGAAGAAGGATTTACAAGAAGCTCAACACAAACTTCAGGTTGTGCATCCAAGCTCTCATTGGATTGGCATCTCAGATTCCGAAGTTTTGGGACATAATTCTGGTATTTGTCTTTGGACAGAAATAGATAATCAACCATTTGGCGCTTTTTGGTTTCAAATAAAAACCATTAGATTTAGacaatttgaaattattgtCATATTGAAATGTGTAAGACACATAACTGACGCATTTTTAGAGTTAGAGCCAATATTGACAGGAGCGATAGAAAAATCCAAAAGTAACAATACTACGAAACAAATTAGTAATGTATCATCACTCAGTGATACATATGCTGAAATAGCTAAAAATGTTCAAGATGCGTTCTCCATAAAAAATGCAAAGGAattcataacatttttatttgcatttgtTATTGCAATTTTCACTGGTAGCACTGCTTTTATAAACTTTCTAGGTAACTTTATTTTAGCTTTAGTCAGGGAAATttctattttagtaaaaaattccACGCCTATGTTTTTAGGATTTTTAGATttcataagtaaaataattggTGGTTTTTACATATTGCTGGCCATGTTATTCAAGCCTAATACGCCAAACCCTTTAAGTAAGAGAAACATTGGATATTATAAAAGAACTCCACAAAAATATGAAACTTATGATCATAGAAATTTTGACTAA
- the LOC123658688 gene encoding uncharacterized protein LOC123658688 translates to MSYLARRKSKPGFKRCTETNYTVSNLPSLRRKRTIAYNRITKALEVGKLIETDASQTELFLSYCQEIKNIADSFQEAHFIILDLLNEEADDVDTEIQENFDEMYFRVVAIQRKYQQGSSQELNNARRDSFMGAQSNMRLPKISLPVFSGAIKEWPEFIATYDALIHQSTILSDIEKFHYLVSVLRGDALSLIRTFPVAGEHYISAYDALKSRYEDKRELAFACWRDILEVNFKTSHAQDFRHALNTIDENLTILKKLKLPTEHWDFVLCYNILSKLDTKLRREFEERHIDIELPQYQHIRAFLHSKSEALIRDTHFSAVTTKTSQISKEASGAFQKSKRPTVTHSLVAPTADMPKKKVGDKQESKPTRVATTSKLIRKCSYCSAEHHITACKDFLSKSGDERMAVAGERKWCYNCLNSSHSVRECTSIFSCRKCHRKHHTLLHRDQVGNDPNTARDHSQSVALVAKKSFTSSNPSANTTVLLATAMVQIRDTSGEFHTFRALFDTGSQNNFLTAHAAKRLGLKPRAVCAEVHGLGGAPASVNGVVTCDLGTNDNVKFHLEMLVIPNICGDQPIARLNTDGWNDVKTLPLADPGFDIPGPIDVLLNADVFAESLLEQRLKGNGSRPQALNSVFGWLLLGKSRLASSPSCLMGLAPPSMDESLNKIVQRFWEIDNVPQSSRLTPDEQVCENIFTNNHYRDETGRYHVVLPFKNNSEPLFEGSRAIALRRFHAIEKRLSRDQSLKQQYTDFMTDYIESGHMTLVPAKHMGLGKYYIPHHCVLRPDSSTTKLRVVFDASAKDANSKSLNDSQLVGPKLQSNIVEILLHYREHKVVFMADVRQMYRQINVAPHHREYQRIFWRAHPDEPLQEYILNTVTYGVSSSPFLACRTIQQLANDEGHHYPKAKAVLTSDIYIDDIVTGSSTLEDACDIKSQVIALLTRGRFELRKWVSNRPELLSDLPSEACLSEAITFNQAEDTTVKVLGLKWEPGSDSCVFNVQPSNQPCTKRTILSEVARVFDPLGFLSPLIIQAKCLIQKLWILGVSWDDTPPPEIVAQWNNFSQQLPQIRELKVPRGFVIEGAQSYQLHGFCDSSELAYGAVIYLRVTESDGSIRLFLVCARARVAPLKRQSLPRLELCAAVLLADLMKFVKETLRIPIHNTYLWSDSTVTLAWLRSPSSRWVTFVANRVSHIQDTVPTECWRHVPSATNSADICSRGQLPTELLTNTLWWAGPEWLSQPPSEWPTDISKCQTQEDVVIPEQRSTVLIANETETTSKTSIIDHLFEKYSSLDKICRILAYIRRFRVNSCVDGPRPESLVVTDVECHRALLMIVKHFQNRFFFDVISNLRLRKQLPRNFRKLNPFLDDQGILRVGGRLARSGLEFEHKHPALLPRKCVLTTAVIESIHRKNLHPGLNTTHYLILQQFWILAAKRAVRQHLSKCIRCYRLRPQPLQPFMSDLPAFRVNQAKAFSQVGVDFAGPFRIKLGIHRGAKIDKAYLCLFVCLSTKAAHLEVVSTLSTDGFIAALRRFVSRRGRCNVIHSDCGTNFVGAASQLASCMEQATNSERIAFKRNPPSSPHFGGVWEIQVKAAKSHLYRIVGDQTLTFEELTTLFTQIESILNSRPLCPLSSDPNDLNVLTPGHFLTLEPLTAVPDPDYSNVNLNRLSRWQLIQSFQQQFWKRWKHEYLHALTQRAKWTKDSKQLTVNSIVLIKDDNRPPLQWALGRVVSLHPGPDGVIRVATLKTRDHIIKRPLVKLCPLPTE, encoded by the coding sequence ATGTCTTACCTAGCACGACGTAAATCTAAACCTGGATTCAAACGGTGTACCGAGACGAATTATACTGTTAGTAATTTGCCTAGTTTGCGACGTAAACGAACGATCGCGTATAATCGTATTACGAAGGCTCTCGAGGTGGGGAAGTTAATCGAAACCGATGCATCACAGACCGAGTTATTTCTTTCATATTGTCAGGAAATAAAAAACATCGCGGATAGTTTTCAAGAGGCACACTTCATCATTTTGGACCTTTTAAACGAGGAAGCCGATGATGTAGATACCGAGATCCAGGAGAATTTCGATGAAATGTACTTTCGGGTCGTTGCAATTCAACGTAAATATCAACAGGGTTCGTCGCAAGAATTAAATAATGCGAGGCGTGATTCGTTCATGGGTGCGCAGAGCAATATGCGCTTACCGAAAATTTCACTTCCGGTATTTTCTGGTGCTATCAAGGAATGGCCTGAATTTATCGCGACTTATGATGCGTTGATTCATCAATCAACAATTCTAAGTGATATCGAGAAATTTCATTATTTGGTGTCGGTGTTGCGGGGTGATGCGTTATCGTTAATTAGAACGTTTCCGGTCGCTGGTGAACATTATATAAGTGCATATGATGCTCTCAAGTCCCGCTATGAGGATAAACGTGAATTGGCATTTGCGTGCTGGCGCGATATTTTGGAAGTAAATTTCAAAACTTCACACGCTCAAGATTTCCGACATGCTTTAAATACAATAGATGAAAACTTGACTATTTTGAAAAAGTTGAAGTTACCTACCGAGCACTGGGACTTCGTGctttgttacaatattttgtcaAAACTAGATACTAAACTTAGACGCGAGTTTGAGGAAAGGCACATCGACATCGAGCTGCCACAATATCAACATATAAGGGCGTTTTTACACTCTAAGAGTGAAGCGCTGATACGCGACACGCACTTCTCCGCCGTTACTACTAAAACTTCACAAATTAGCAAGGAAGCATCAGGTGCCTTTCAAAAATCGAAGCGACCTACCGTCACGCATTCGCTTGTCGCCCCCACCGCCGACATGCCTAAGAAGAAGGTTGGTGACAAACAAGAGAGCAAACCAACTCGTGTTGCGACAACCTCCAAACTTATTCGTAAGTGTTCATACTGCAGTGCAGAACACCACATAACGGCTTGTAAAGATTTCTTGTCTAAATCCGGGGACGAGCGCATGGCTGTAGCTGGCGAACGGAAATGGTGCTACAATTGTCTCAACTCGTCTCACTCGGTGCGAGAGTGCACATCGATATTTTCGTGTCGAAAATGTCATCGTAAACATCACACTCTACTACATCGAGACCAAGTGGGGAACGACCCTAACACCGCGCGCGATCATTCACAATCGGTAGCTCTAGTTGCTAAGAAATCTTTTACCTCATCTAACCCGTCCGCGAACACGACCGTGTTACTGGCCACTGCCATGGTTCAAATTCGTGACACAAGTGGTGAATTTCATACATTCCGAGCGTTGTTTGACACGGGTAGTCAAAATAATTTCTTGACAGCACACGCCGCTAAGCGACTTGGGCTCAAGCCTAGAGCTGTCTGCGCCGAGGTACATGGCTTGGGGGGTGCTCCTGCCTCAGTCAATGGTGTCGTGACGTGCGACCTCGGCACTAATGACAACGTTAAATTTCATCTCGAGATGCTCGTCATACCGAACATCTGCGGAGATCAACCCATCGCAAGACTCAATACAGATGGATGGAATGATGTCAAGACATTACCGTTAGCAGATCCTGGTTTTGACATCCCTGGTCCAATCGACGTCTTGTTAAATGCCGACGTTTTCGCTGAATCGTTGCTCGAGCAGCGTTTGAAGGGTAACGGGTCTCGACCTCAAGCATTGAATTCAGTTTTCGGGTGGCTTCTCCTAGGGAAGTCGCGACTCGCATCCTCTCCTTCATGTTTGATGGGATTAGCACCTCCTAGCATGGATGAgagcttaaataaaatagttcaaCGTTTCTGGGAAATCGATAACGTTCCACAATCTTCTCGATTAACCCCAGATGAGCAAGtttgtgaaaatattttcactaataaccaCTACCGTGACGAGACCGGAAGGTATCATGTAGTTCTTCCTTTCAAGAACAACTCGGAGCCTCTTTTTGAAGGGTCTCGAGCGATAGCCTTACGGCGCTTCCATGCCATTGAGAAGCGGTTGTCTCGTGATCAATCGTTAAAACAACAGTACACCGATTTCATGACTGACTACATCGAAAGTGGTCACATGACTCTGGTACCTGCTAAGCACATGGGCTTAGGTAAGTACTACATACCGCACCACTGCGTCTTGCGTCCCGACAGCTCCACGACGAAACTCCGCGTGGTGTTCGACGCCTCGGCTAAGGACGCGAATTCAAAATCGCTTAACGATTCGCAACTTGTAGGTCCAAAGCTGCAATCCAACATCGTGGAGATTCTTCTCCATTACCGGGAACACAAAGTCGTCTTTATGGCGGATGTGCGCCAAATGTACCGCCAAATTAACGTAGCACCTCATCACCGTGAGTACCAGCGCATTTTCTGGCGGGCTCACCCAGATGAGCCTCTCcaagaatacattttaaataccgTCACCTACGGAGTATCTTCTTCCCCGTTTCTTGCATGTCGCACCATCCAGCAGCTGGCCAATGACGAGGGTCATCATTACCCTAAGGCTAAAGCCGTTTTAACTTCCGATATTTATATCGATGATATCGTAACCGGAAGTTCAACGCTGGAGGATGCCTGCGATATCAAATCGCAAGTCATCGCTCTTCTCACTCGCGGGCGCTTTGAGCTACGCAAATGGGTGAGCAATCGACCTGAGCTTCTAAGTGACCTTCCCTCAGAAGCGTGTCTTTCGGAAGCTATTACTTTTAACCAAGCCGAAGACACAACCGTGAAAGTTCTTGGGCTGAAATGGGAGCCTGGCTCAGACTCATGTGTTTTTAACGTCCAACCGTCAAATCAACCTTGTACCAAGCGAACGATTCTGAGTGAGGTAGCCAGGGTCTTCGATCCTTTGGGATTTCTGTCGCCTCTAATAATTCAAGCCAAGTGCTTGATCCAAAAACTTTGGATCCTCGGCGTTTCGTGGGATGATACTCCCCCACCGGAAATTGTTGCACAATGGAACAACTTTTCTCAACAACTTCCACAAATCAGAGAACTTAAGGTTCCTCGCGGGTTCGTTATCGAAGGCGCTCAATCGTATCAACTGCATGGGTTCTGTGACAGCTCTGAACTTGCGTACGGCGCCGTCATTTATCTACGTGTCACCGAATCTGACGGTTCCATTCGCCTCTTCCTTGTTTGTGCACGAGCTCGCGTCGCGCCTTTGAAGAGGCAGTCGCTGCCACGGCTGGAACTTTGTGCTGCGGTTCTACTTGCTGACCTTATGAAATTCGTCAAGGAGACATTGCGGATTCCCATCCACAACACTTATCTTTGGAGCGATTCCACCGTTACCTTAGCTTGGCTGCGGTCCCCTTCTTCGCGATGGGTAACTTTTGTCGCAAATCGTGTCAGTCACATTCAGGACACAGTTCCTACCGAATGTTGGAGGCATGTGCCTTCTGCGACCAATTCAGCTGACATTTGCTCTCGAGGACAGCTGCCAACGGAACTATTAACCAACACGCTGTGGTGGGCGGGCCCCGAGTGGCTCTCTCAACCGCCGTCTGAATGGCCAACAGACATATCTAAATGTCAGACGCAGGAGGACGTTGTAATTCCCGAACAACGTAGTACCGTTCTCATCGCTAATGAAACCGAGACCACTTCGAAAACGTCCATAATTGATCACCTGTTCGAGAAGTATTCATCCCTGGATAAAATTTGTCGGATCTTAGCGTATATCCGTAGATTTCGCGTTAACTCGTGCGTTGATGGTCCACGACCTGAGAGTCTTGTCGTGACGGACGTTGAATGTCATCGTGCTCTCCTGATGATCGTCAAACATTTCCAGAACCGTTTTTTCTTTGACGTTATATCAAATCTGAGGTTGCGAAAACAGTTGCCTCGCAACTTCCGTAAGCTAAATCCTTTCCTGGATGATCAAGGTATTCTCAGGGTGGGCGGACGGCTGGCTCGCTCTGGTCTTGAATTCGAACACAAGCACCCGGCATTGCTGCCCAGGAAATGTGTGCTCACCACAGCAGTAATCGAATCCATTCATCGGAAGAATCTTCATCCCGGTCTGAACACCACGCACTACCTGATCTTACAGCAGTTCTGGATTCTGGCGGCTAAGCGTGCCGTGCGTCAACACCTCTCGAAGTGTATACGATGCTATCGTCTCCGTCCTCAACCATTGCAACCGTTTATGAGCGACCTTCCCGCCTTCCGCGTCAACCAGGCAAAAGCTTTCTCTCAAGTTGGGGTGGATTTTGCGGGTCCCTTCCGGATCAAACTGGGTATCCATCGCGGTGCTAAAATCGATAAGGCTTACTTATGTTTATTCGTCTGTCTGAGCACCAAAGCTGCTCACCTTGAAGTAGTGTCCACTTTATCGACTGACGGTTTCATCGCTGCGTTGCGTCGTTTTGTCTCCCGTCGGGGCCGTTGTAACGTCATACATTCAGATTGCGGCACAAACTTCGTCGGTGCAGCCTCGCAACTCGCATCATGCATGGAGCAAGCAACGAACTCAGAACGGATTGCATTTAAACGTAACCCCCCATCTTCTCCACACTTCGGTGGAGTATGGGAAATTCAAGTAAAAGCCGCGAAAAGTCATTTATATCGGATTGTTGGTGATCAGACTCTAACCTTTGAAGAGCTTACCACGCTCTTCACTCAAATCGAATCGATTTTAAACTCTAGACCCCTGTGTccattaagctctgaccctaaCGACTTGAACGTTCTTACACCTGGTCATTTCTTGACGCTGGAACCTCTTACGGCGGTTCCCGATCCAGATTACTCTAATGTTAATCTTAATCGTCTAAGCCGATGGCAACTGATTCAATCGTTCCAACAGCAATTTTGGAAACGTTGGAAACACGAATATCTACACGCGTTAACTCAGCGGGCAAAATGGACTAAAGACTCAAAACAATTAACCGTAAATTCGATCGTGCTTATTAAGGATGATAATCGACCTCCACTCCAATGGGCATTAGGACGAGTAGTTTCCTTACACCCTGGGCCTGATGGAGTGATTCGAGTAGCTACTTTAAAAACTAGAGATCACATAATCAAGAGACCTTTAGTTAAATTGTGCCCTCTGCCAACCGAataa
- the LOC123658366 gene encoding exportin-4-like, whose translation MDNSAIQTLEAAAQILMAPPNLVTSEQRHQAESVFLEFRSTKNPYQLCREILEKSTTDCVLFEGAGLIKTALIREWNMLTADDISSLREYLLSYLLRREVPTFLKEKLLQTIAVIIKRGSINDGGRERRALLDELEKIILGSTISQQKLACSLILAIMQEYAITVKSADVGLIWEVHFKLKKSFEGQDLKRIFRFTIGVLEQIVKSGHQLEGEQAALTKQLLTIVEIILCWNHVSPFLSKRLIGAFEAIYESDTAPALRLSLNWRDTIMQPELIALFFEIHMYVRNNPDLLNSSLTCLVQLASLSGVVVSASNLKQQYLENYVNSFVRILGFIQPSEREMLGISQIYRRLVQFFTAPMIASTPPAFLQYLTQYTCHCIRGSVIEEGINDDTVWRESLNKFLHTWSSLVHDADGFSNETLMNPCIEIFNTYLQCRLAPPDGTRGKESRDGCNDDIRDDMEEDERQLHSNVLLTIGAIARKAPAHCCHVLHTLLTDRSKRLENHLQLMHMGKMQNMNGGDQLVTLFEDLHWILMITGHFLALDCTEGETVTIPTELVEYSVAQNANVDASLRYLVGETNVTDNVDDILKLVGEILRISSYECAALEAGLAAAYSPELSATLSWLLKIWANAYLTLQPPNCSEVLEAAFGRGSRGVSWVVSLVARRAAATLRHLAAQPPAAAHALALLATLAYPHHRENPLASCEEFLALIVWEANGSNLSGDLRRELHRVFAIAATFAEGEERSRLLSSTIALQEKLMNIINTELDTEPVRNMLADTLDCYIGIAEGVLEVGTVDEQFVLLMGAIDKIPGIIFRYHNYPGVVLPALNLLAKSAKRMLHSVQPQNVTKFLEVCNATFEVYMRWNSGKISSIPQDAEEEAYEDICALMEVVSSVSRCGGGGCGGGAGASGGLCARGLRALLPLVTPALLALPALALRAYRMLRDLDQADQLTNLPIEDFNMVITALRVGLTAVSCDVSTLCCDTIVGIANTVRTLGDDSPYVISVLSLAELLLMLIIKMEIPPDSIPAAGAAIYALTCVKPALLEGLARQLIEAFAVNDPANVPRLEESFRVLTNGVIFDGLRNHKIRFQDNFDKFLASVHGFLIVK comes from the exons ATGGATAATTCAGCTATTCAAACTTTGGAAGCAGCGGCGCAAATTTTAATG gcACCGCCTAATTTAGTGACTTCTGAGCAGCGACATCAGGCTGAGAGTGTTTTCCTCGAATTCAGGAGCACTAAAAACCCATATCAACTATGTAGAGAAATTCTAGAGAAATCTACTACAGATTGTGTACTTTTTGAGGGTGCTGGTCTCATAAAAACTGCTCTTATAAGAGAATGGAACATGTTAACAGCAGATGACATATCATCACTTAGAGAATATCTTCTGAGTTATCTTTTAAGAAGAGAAGTACCAACTTTTTTAAAAGAGAAGTTATTACAG ACTATAgcagtaataattaaaagaggTAGCATAAATGATGGTGGCAGAGAACGAAGAGCGCTATTGGATGAATTAGAGAAAATTATTCTTGGTTCAACAATAAGTCAACAGAAGTTGGCATGCTCTCTTATATTGGCTATAATGCAAGAATATGCCATAACTGTGAAATCAGCTGATGTTGGATTAATATGGGAGGTACATTTCAAATTAAAGAAGTCTTTTGAGGGTCAAGatcttaaaagaatatttagatTTACTATTGGAGTATTAGAACAAATTGTTAAATCTGGTCACCAACTAGAGGGCGAGCAGGCAGCATTGACAAAGCAGCTGTTAACAAtcgttgaaattattttatgctGGAATCACGTATCACCATTTCTTTCCAAGAGATTGATtggtgcttttgaagccatATATGAAAGTGATACTGCACCTGCATTACGTCTAAGTCTTAACTGGAGAGATACAATCATGCAACCAGAGCTAATAGCACTGTTCTTtgaaatacatatgtatgtaagaAACAACCCTGATTTACTTAATTCATCACTTACATGTCTAGTTCAATTGGCTAGTTTGAGTGGTGTTGTTGTATCCGCTAGTAACCTAAAACAACAATACTTAGAAAACTATGTAAATAGTTTTGTCAGGATTTTAGGCTTTATACAGCCTTCTGAAAGAGAAATGCTGGGTATATCACAAATATACCGGCGATTAGTTCAGTTCTTCACAGCACCTATGATAGCGTCTACACCTCCAGCCTTTCTACAATATTTGACACAATATACTTGCCATTGTATTAGAGGGTCAGTTATAGAAGAAGGT ataaatgATGACACAGTTTGGAGAGAGTCTTTGAATAAATTTCTACATACTTGGAGTTCTTTAGTACATGATGCTGATGGTTTCTCTAATGAAACACTAATGAATCCCTGCATAGAGATCTTCAATACATATCTGCAATGTAGATTAGCGCCACCCGATGGAACAAG AGGTAAGGAAAGTAGGGatggctgtaatgatgacataAGGGACGATATGGAAGAAGATGAACGTCAATTACACAGTAATGTCTTGTTGACTATCGGAGCTATCGCGAGAAAAGCACCGGCTCACTGCTGCCATGTACTACACACACTTCTGACTGATAGAAGTAAAAG GCTTGAAAATCATTTACAACTTATGCACATGGGTAAAATGCAAAATATGAATGGAGGGGATCAACTGGTTACTTTGTTTGAAGATTTGCATTGGATTTTAATGATAACTG gTCATTTCCTAGCATTAGATTGTACGGAGGGTGAAACAGTAACGATACCCACTGAATTGGTCGAGTATAGTGTTGCACAAAACGCTAATGTGGATGCATCTTTACGATACTTGGTTGGGGAAACTAATGTTACAGACAATGTGgatgatattttaaa GCTGGTGGGTGAAATCTTGCGCATCAGTTCGTACGAGTGCGCTGCCCTGGAGGCGGGGCTGGCGGCGGCCTACAGCCCCGAGCTCTCCGCAACGCTCTCCTGGCTGCTCAAGATCTGGGCCAACGCCTACCTCACGCTGCAGCCGCCCAACTGCTCCGAG GTACTGGAAGCGGCGTTCGGTCGCGGCTCCCGCGGCGTGTCGTGGGTGGTGTCGCTGgtggcgcggcgcgcggccgcCACGCTGCGCCACCTGGCCGCGcagccgcccgccgccgcgcacgcgctggcgctgctcGCCACGCTCGCCTACCCGCACCACCG CGAAAATCCTCTGGCAAGTTGTGAAGAGTTCCTAGCTTTAATTGTGTGGGAGGCAAACGGAAGCAATTTGTCCGGTGATCTTAGAAGGGAATTACATAGAGTTTTCGCTATTGCTGCTACATTTGCAGAAG GTGAAGAAAGAAGTCGGCTCCTCAGTAGTACGATAGCACTTCAAGAGAAACTAATGAACATAATAAACACGGAGTTAGATACGGAACCCGTTCGCAACATGCTCGCGGACACACTTGATTGTTACATCGGCATAGCTGAAGGCGTTCTCGAA GTAGGGACAGTAGATGAGCAGTTTGTGTTGCTTATGGGTGCTATAGATAAAATACCTGGTATTATATTCAGGTATCATAACTACCCCGGTGTGGTGTTACCAGCTTTAAATTTACTTGCCAAGAGTGCTAAGAGAATGTTGCATTCGGTTCAACCACAGAATGTTACtaa gtTTCTAGAAGTTTGCAATGCTACATTTGAAGTTTATATGAGATGGAATTCTGGCAAAATATCGAGTATTCCACAAGACGCAGAAGAAGAAGCATATGAG GACATCTGCGCGCTGATGGAGGTGGTCAGCAGCGTGTCGCGGTGCGGCGGCGGCGggtgcggcggcggcgcgggcgcgagCGGCGGGCTGTGCGCGCGCGGGCTGCGGGCGCTGCTGCCGCTGGTGACGCCGGCGCTGCTGGCGCTGCCGGCGCTCGCCCTGCGCGCCTACCGCATGCTGCGCGACCTGGACCAGGCCGACCAG ctAACGAATCTCCCCATAGAAGACTTCAACATGGTAATAACGGCGTTACGAGTCGGCCTGACAGCCGTTTCCTGTGACGTATCAACACTGTGCTGCGACACGATAGTCGGTATCGCTAATACCGTCCGTACACTAGGCGACGACAGTCCTTATGTCATATCTGTACTATCTCTGGCTGAATTACTACTAATGCTCATAATTAAGATGGAAATACCCCCTGACTCCATTCCAGCGGCCGGAGCCGCGATATACGCTCTAACTTGTGTTAAACCAGCGTTATTGGAGGGTTTGGCGAGACAGCTGATCGAAGCGTTCGCGGTCAATGACCCAGCTAACGTCCCTAGATTAGAGGAATCGTTCAGAGTACTCACGAACGGTGTTATCTTCGACGGCTTGAGAAACCATAAAATACGATTTCAGGATAATTTTGACAAGTTCCTGGCGAGCGTACACGGTTTTCTCAttgtaaaataa